The following proteins come from a genomic window of Penaeus monodon isolate SGIC_2016 chromosome 22, NSTDA_Pmon_1, whole genome shotgun sequence:
- the LOC119587245 gene encoding uncharacterized protein LOC119587245, with protein sequence MFLLVNCRVSAAEALYIFNFLLLQVFIWAAVVAVSAQPQGYNLPTPSGPSFGPSVGPFVGPSVGPSVGPSVGQSSGGCSPGQVRHVDGRCVTPRENRKVFLYEVPSNVVFNGAPVNIPEPTVETNIVLIRTPEGLLGPEPVVVPPPRQQHVVYVLNKQSEHDQRVIEVTAPPPSEPEIYFVNYAEGENPTLPSGVDLQSALGAATQGGGQVIEGSGISGVGGSFGSGIGGNFDDF encoded by the exons tttacaggTTTTCATTTGGGCAGCAGTGGTGGCTGTGTCAGCACAACCCCAGGGCTACAACCTACCAACGCCCTCTGGACCGTCCTTTGGCCCGTCCGTTGGGCCGTTTGTTGGCCCGTCCGTTGGGCCGTCCGTTGGGCCATCTGTTGGCCAGTCCTCAGGTGGATGCAGTCCTGGCCAAGTGCGACATGTGGACGGTAGATGCGTGACTCCGCGAGAAAACAGAAAAGTGTTCTTGTATGAAGTTCCTTCGAACGTGGTGTTCAACGGCGCTCCAGTCAACATCCCCGAGCCAACAGTGGAGACCAACATCGTGCTCATCCGAACGCCCGAGGGATTACTGGGACCCGAACCTGTTGTTGTGCCTCCTCCGAGACAGCAGCACGTGGTGTACGTACTCAACAAGCAGTCTGAACACGACCAGAGGGTGATCGAGGTCACAGCGCCACCGCCATCCGAGCCTGAGATTTACTTCGTCAACTACGCTGAAGGCGAGAACCCAACTCTTCCTAGCGGGGTGGATCTACAGAGCGCTCTGGGTGCTGCCACTCAAGGTGGCGGTCAGGTGATCGAGGGAAGTGGTATAAGTGGTGTCGGTGGCAGTTTTGGCAGTGGTATCGGCGGCAATTTTGACG ATTTTTAA
- the LOC119587246 gene encoding uncharacterized protein LOC119587246 produces the protein MKILYAQVFIWAAVVAVSARPQGYSLPTPSGPSFGPSFGPSVGPSVGPSVGPSVGPSVGPSSDGCSPGQVRHVDGRCVTPRENRKVFLYEVPSNVVFNGAPVNIPEPTVETNIVLIRTPEGLLGPEPVVVPPPRQQHVVYVLNKQSEHDQRVIEVTAPPPSEPEVYFVNYAEGENPTLPSGVDLQSALGAAVKTTHIFYCLL, from the exons ATGAAGATCCTG TACGCTCAA GTTTTCATTTGGGCAGCAGTGGTGGCTGTATCAGCACGACCCCAGGGCTACAGCCTACCAACACCTTCAGGGCCGTCCTTTGGGCCGTCCTTTGGCCCGTCCGTTGGCCCATCCGTTGGTCCGTCCGTTGGTCCGTCCGTTGGTCCGTCCGTTGGTCCGTCATCAGATGGATGCAGTCCTGGCCAAGTGCGACATGTCGACGGTAGATGCGTGACTCCGCGAGAAAACAGAAAAGTGTTCTTGTACGAAGTTCCTTCGAACGTGGTGTTCAACGGCGCTCCAGTCAACATCCCCGAGCCAACAGTGGAGACCAACATCGTGCTCATCCGAACGCCCGAGGGATTACTGGGACCCGAACCTGTTGTTGTGCCTCCTCCGAGACAGCAGCACGTGGTGTACGTGCTCAACAAGCAGTCTGAACACGACCAGAGGGTGATCGAGGTCACAGCGCCACCACCATCCGAGCCTGAAGTTTACTTCGTCAACTACGCTGAAGGCGAGAATCCAACTCTTCCTAGCGGGGTGGATCTACAGAGCGCTCTGGGCGCAGCT GTCAAAACCACCCACATATTCTACTGTTTATTGTAA
- the LOC119587247 gene encoding ATP-dependent RNA helicase A-like, giving the protein MKILILILVLAAAASADLRAYGLPTPIGSSVDVGGCSGGQVRHADGRCVTPRENRHVFLYEVPPNTVFSTAPTNIPEPTVDTNILLIRTPHGFLGPDPVVVPPPKQQHVVYVLNKQSEHGQRVIEVTAPPPANPEVYFVNYAEGENPTLPSGVDLQSALGTASQGDGKIIGDSSSSGAIRGGVGSSDTVATSVNGGGDFGGTTSLGGSGAFGGTGAFGTSSGISGGNSGYGSIGGAYTPPFPPTNLYTAP; this is encoded by the exons ATGAAGATACTG ATTTTAATCTTAGTATTAGCGGCAGCTGCGTCAGCAGACCTTCGTGCCTATGGTCTTCCCACCCCAATTGGGTCATCCGTTGACGTTGGCGGCTGTAGTGGTGGACAGGTACGCCATGCCGATGGTAGATGCGTCACTCCACGAGAAAATCGACATGTGTTTCTGTACGAAGTCCCTCCTAACACGGTTTTCTCTACCGCTCCAACAAACATCCCTGAGCCAACAGTGGACACAAATATCCTACTCATTCGAACTCCACACGGATTCCTCGGACCAGATCCCGTTGTCGTACCTCCTCCGAAACAGCAGCATGTTGTGTATGTCCTCAACAAACAATCAGAACACGGCCAAAGGGTAATCGAGGTCACGGCCCCGCCGCCAGCCAACCCCGAGGTGTATTTCGTGAACTATGCTGAAGGAGAGAACCCAACCCTACCCAGCGGAGTAGATCTTCAGAGTGCATTGGGCACAGCTTCTCAGGGAGATGGCAAAATAATCGGTGACAGCAGCAGTAGTGGTGCTATCAGAGGTGGGGTTGGAAGTAGCGATACTGTTGCCACAAGTGTGAACGGAGGTGGAGACTTCGGAGGCACCACCAGTTTAGGAGGAAGTGGTGCTTTTGGAGGAACTGGTGCTTTCGGGACGAGCAGCGGAATTAGTGGAGGAAACTCAGGTTATGGAAGCATCGGTGGAGCATACACTCCTCCGTTCCCGCCCACGAACCTGTACACTGCACCATAA